A single Anopheles funestus chromosome 2RL, idAnoFuneDA-416_04, whole genome shotgun sequence DNA region contains:
- the LOC125761268 gene encoding uncharacterized protein LOC125761268 codes for MSNTVWILKAWSQFSAWVCFENMFSSQEPSKPRIEHVKSRQKNLEIKLKVEQTEEQAVKLAKRSVETMPASQSMKASKIVPPGFSRNRLEPFYEKTKMWRTVLERRLDFSNMDQSRAESLQENADPSLEILQTHEMDLGSFRGSFQNNSNHKHSSNVSDSVLSDAQMAYNSFETSGSKINIDYLLKRLQNQIVLHNTLLDASEKFPKSPSIENLVKQCMKGTEALDGLKQRVAAYKHAKQSVKPPIPKPVLLEIPNIIHSSINCAEELQELSNEIVQMSASLDADFMNRSSITAQSIKDASSRLREIEKMWENMPTPEQESSSLGILSESKMKNSERLLDGLSTSLNTIFDQLNHSLEEVLLTPNTQSLNKLKSNLKECKELLSDITLNHSLLLDETMPSFVEAQEMDEISLLQTITDKLDKSCQSEIEAFLQIWKKPEKEQFLHISKQAIDDLSSLRHEANDMLDKIVASNGHAKPPTPRKQYLTERLNILRGAATTPSPVYTSIIMKDYIDEDDLSAEQEGYILQEPFSKTDPAKRIVKFADSFEASIQTASKSSQKPDQIQMLMQEMDKFQQNYLNNKQEHTGRHKDMVLIEKKLDNLMALISEVVNNLRSN; via the exons ATGAGCAATACTGTGTGGATTTTGAAGGCTTGGAGCCAGTTTAGTGCTTGGGTATGTTTTGAAAACATGTTCTCAAGTCAAGAACCGAGTAAACCGAGAATAGAGCACGTTAAATCAAGGCagaaaaatttggaaattaaattaaaagtagAACAGACCGAGGAACAAGCAGTGAAGTTAGCAAAACGTAGCGTTGAAACAATGCCCGCTTCACAATCGATGAAAGCATCCAAAATTGTTCCACCTGGATTTAGTCGAAACCGTTTGGAAcctttttacgaaaaaactaaaatgtgGCGTACCGTTCTGGAAAG ACGGTTAGATTTCTCCAACATGGACCAATCGAGGGCAGAATCATTACAAGAGAATGCAGATCCATCGTTAGAAATACTGCAGACACACGAAATGGATTTGGGAAGCTTCCGAGGCAGTTTCCAAAATAACAGTAACCATAAACATTCCTCCAACGTTTCCGATAGCGTTTTAAGCGATGCACAAATGGCGTACAACAGTTTCGAAACATCTGGATCAAAGATCAACATCGATTATTTGCTCAAACGCTTGCAGAATCAAATTGTACTTCACAACACGCTGCTCGATGCGTCCGAAAAGTTTCCAAAATCACCTTCTATTGAAAATCTTGTAAAACAGTGCATGAAAGGTACGGAAGCACTCGATGGTCTAAAACAGCGTGTGGCCGCATACAAACACGCAAAACAGTCGGTAAAACCCCCCATACCAAAGCCAGTGTTACTCGAGATACCCAACATAATCCACAGTTCAATCAACTGTGCCGAGGAGTTACAAGAATTGTCCAATGAAATTGTCCAAATGTCTGCCTCGCTCGATGCAGACTTTATGAATCGAAGCTCCATTACAGCGCAAAGCATCAAGGATGCTTCCTCTCGTTTGAGGGAAATAGAAAAGATGTGGGAAAATATGCCCACACCGGAGCAGGAAAGTTCCTCGCTAGGGATTTTGTCTGAGTCTAAGATGAAGAACTCTGAACGCTTGCTCGATGGATTGTCCACATCGCTGAACACCATTTTTGATCAGTTGAACCATTCGCTTGAAGAGGTTCTGTTAACACCGAACACGCAAAGCTTAAACAAACTTAAGTCGAACCTGAAAGAGTGCAAAGAACTACTCTCGGATATTACGCTAAATCATTCGTTACTGTTGGATGAAACTATGCCATCATTTGTAGAGGCGCAGGAAATGGACGAAATCTCGTTACTGCAAACCATTACAGACAAGCTGGATAAATCGTGTCAGTCAGAGATAGAAGCTTTCCTACAAATATGGAAAAAGCCGGAAAAGGAACAATTTCTTCACATTTCCAAGCAGGCTATTGATGACCTTTCCTCCCTGCGTCATGAGGCGAATGATATGTTGGACAAAATAGTTGCTTCCAATGGCCATGCcaaaccaccaacaccacgaaagcaatatttgacGGAGAGGTTGAACATATTGCGGGGTGCGGCAACAACTCCGAGTCCTGTATACACATCGATCATAATGAAAGATTATATCGATGAGGATGATTTGTCTGCCGAACAAGAAGGTTATATATTGCAGGAACCCTTCTCTAAAACAGACCCAGCTAAGCGAATAGTAAAATTTGCCGATAGTTTTGAAGCGTCCATCCAGACTGCCTCCAAAAGCTCCCAAAAACCGGACCAAATACAAATGCTCATGCAAGAAATGGATAAATTCCAACAAAACTATCTTAACAACAAGCAAGAACATACAGGGCGGCACAAAGACATGgtattgattgaaaaaaagttgGACAATCTTATGGCATTGATTTCGGAGGTAGTGAACAATTTACGgtcaaactaa
- the LOC125761319 gene encoding uncharacterized protein LOC125761319, whose translation MSSNGSYNLTADGELRYVVQWFGEWSDFQREDFVPYLVSYLSQQVGSAVYVNGLISAMAQINPGQDKPMSLFQCRVKLFNEWCIKWPEEFKAKLLDRLEQIDNAFGTRIRTELESGTKPPNGCMEETGTQLADTEPMRVLDEESDPIALIVNAEPVIIAPNAILVADED comes from the exons ATGTCGTCCAACGGTTCGTATAATCTTACCGCCGACGGTGAGCTTCGCTATGTCGTTCAGTGGTTTGGGGAGTGGAGCGATTTCCAGCGGGAAGACTTCGTGCCGTACCTGGTATCGTACCTGTCGCAGCAAGTAGGAAGTGCTGTGTACGTGAACGGGCTCATCAGTGCAATGGCACAGATTAACCCTGGTCAGGATAAACCGATGAGCTTGTTTCAATGCAGG GTAAAGCTCTTTAACGAATGGTGTATCAAATGGCCAGAAGAATTCAAAGCAAAGCTGCTAGATCGTCTGGAGCAGATTGATAATGCATTTGGTACACGGATACGCACAGAGCTAGAGAGCGGCACAAAGCCGCCGAACGGTTGCATGGAGGAAACAGGTACACAGCTGGCAGATACCGAACCAATGAGAGTTTTGGACGAGGAATCAGACCCAATCGCATTAATCGTGAACGCCGAGCCCGTTATAATTGCACCAAATGCAATTCTCGTTGCGGATGAAGACTAG
- the LOC125761327 gene encoding serine palmitoyltransferase small subunit A-like gives MDTTTGWKEKLQKRWDIFYLKWQIYSMTYFLEPWEKCLVNAFIFAILGLLIFSSYTFLPGYTRKLINAFLPAHSALSDLDMDHQRSMEFNIH, from the exons ATGGATACCACTACGGGCTGGAAGGAAAAGTTACAGAAACGATGGGACATTTTCTATCTAAAGTGGCAAATCTACAGCATGACATATTTTCTCGAACCGTGGGAAAAATGTCTAGTCA ATGCTTTCATATTTGCCATTTTAGGATTGCTGATCTTCTCCAGCTACACATTCCTTCCGGGATACACACGGAAACTAATTAATGCATTCCTTCCTGCGCATTCCGCTCTGTCCGATCTCGACATGGATCATCAACGGTCAATGGAATTCAACATACACTGA
- the LOC125761279 gene encoding serine/threonine-protein phosphatase 5: MSSATDETNKKPETSDPAPVIAENTPEENPLQAKADELGARGNEYFKEQNYEQAIALYTEAIETCPNERFYANRSFAHFRKESYGYALSDADKAISMKNSYTKAYYRRAAALMALGRFKKALADLELVAKRCPSAKDAQDKYTECKKMVNKIAFEKAISVQHQEKSVEKMCCDLEFATIEDDYNGPKLENSKVTLEFMENLLEWYKKQNKLHKNFAYKILCDMETLLKTQPSLVEIAVPDEQKFTVCGDIHGQFYDLLHIFEINGLPSPTNPYLFNGDFVDRGSFSVECIFTLFGFKLLYPNHFFLARGNHESFNMNQLYGFTGEVVSKYSQNMADMFTLVYNWLPLCHLINEKVLVMHGGLFSKDNVSLDDLRAIDRNCQPPEEGLMCELLWSDPHPQPGRVPSKRGVGIEFGPDVTEAFLKYNKLDYIIRSHEVKAEGYEVDHNGKCITVFSAPNYCDQMKNLGAFITLKGNDLKPKFTTYSESPHPSIRPMAYAYSLMS; this comes from the exons ATGTCGTCAGCAAccgatgaaacaaacaaaaagccgGAAACTTCTGATCCAGCGCCAGTAATTGCGGAAAATACGCCCGAAGAAAATCCCTTGCAGGCGAAAGCCGACGAGCTCGGTGCTCGCGGTAATGAATACTTCAAGG AACAAAATTACGAGCAGGCAATTGCGCTCTACACGGAGGCTATCGAAACGTGCCCCAATGAGCGGTTCTATGCGAACCGTAGCTTTGCTCACTTTCGGAAAGAATCGTACGGCTACGCATTGAGCGATGCCGATAAGGCGATATCGATGAAAAACAGCTACACCAAAGCGTACTACCGCAGGGCGGCCGCTCTGATGGCGCTCGGAAGGTTCAAGAAGGCGCTGGCTGATTTAGAATTAGTGGCGAAACGATGTCCCAGTGCGAAGGATGCCCAGGACAAATACACGGAATGTAAAAAGATGGTAAACAAGATCGCGTTCGAGAAAGCCATCTCCGTTCAGCATCAAGAAAAGAGTGTGGAAAAAATGTGCTGTGATCTGGAATTCGCGA CTATCGAGGACGACTATAATGGACCAAAGTTGGAAAACAGTAAAGTCACTTTGGAGTTCATGGAGAACCTGCTTGAATGgtataagaaacaaaacaaattgcacaaaaacTTTGCCTATAAG ATTCTTTGTGACATGGAAACGCTGTTGAAAACGCAACCCTCCCTGGTGGAGATTGCAGTCCCGGACGAACAAAAGTTTACCGTGTGCGGTGATATTCATGGTCAATTCTACGATCTGCTTCATATATTCGAAATCAACGGTTTACCATCGCCTACCAATCCCTACCTGTTCAATGGCGACTTTGTTGACCGAGGCTCATTCTCGGTGGAATGCATTTTTACCCTGTTCGGGTTTAAGTTGCTGTATCCAAACCACTTCTTCCTGGCGCGCGGAAATCACGAAAGTTTCAACATGAACCAACTGTACGGTTTTACGGGCGAGGTGGTTTCGAAGTACTCGCAAAACATGGCAGACATGTTCACGCTTGTTTACAACTGGCTGCCCTTGTGCCATTTGATCAACGAGAAGGTCCTGGTCATGCACGGTGGTTTGTTTTCAAAGGACAATGTATCGCTCGACGATTTGCGGGCGATCGACCGTAACTGTCAACCGCCGGAGGAAGGATTAATGTGCGAGCTGCTCTGGTCTGATCCACATCCGCAACCAGGCCGTGTACCCTCGAAAAGGGGTGTCGGCATAGAGTTCGGACCGGATGTTACGGAAGCATTCCTGAAGTACAACAAGCTGGACTATATCATCCGTAGCCACGAGGTGAAGGCGGAAGGCTATGAGGTAGATCATAATGGTAAATGCATTACCGTGTTTTCGGCACCTAACTATTG CGACCAAATGAAGAATCTTGGAGCGTTTATCACACTGAAAGGAAACGATTTGAAGCCTAAATTCACTACCTATTCGGAATCG CCCCATCCCTCCATTCGGCCAATGGCTTACGCTTACAGTTTAATGTCATAG
- the LOC125761281 gene encoding uncharacterized protein LOC125761281 translates to MSSKFEVNFEEKQQICPYRVSSQSSVVDDAEEFTLLEDPCSRLTSTDGDDEPQTTSEWYRLQSFTYGVTTFRGIEELLQSVERNPSANVELDLNRCGYTHLHVQIALDALLRGRPECLTRLDLCRNRLLNPALSRLLANVLQDLQTIVKLSLSYNTIDDECMKILSQALSNSGVCLLEAAHCQISDRAGSLLFSALIYSDCIEKIDLSWNHLDIASGAAIGRFLSTQKSVKELNLTGNHLYHEAQCIVPLLMGSIGNETLEQLDLSWNGLRGEEFGRALMKAIPQTKLKLLKLEHNLLGASELSFIVRMMKKSETLEQLWLGSNMLEDTVTLDLVRTFIRHPALNVISLGSFHFISQTIAKQVRLCSLKYPAKKIIYQGKLRAKPARPVDVKEMLLERCRFLAQKPKKAKQKRDIGHLMLQLAAAENTILTREEFVLVVKRFRAKLDRPLLESLMDAFEVPKKLVDTGAMALKYLAKHPTDPPIVKSAKGKGKR, encoded by the exons atgtCTTCCAAATTTGAAGTAAACTttgaagaaaagcaacaaatttgccCTTACCGTGTTAGTTCACAGTCGTCGGTAGTGGACGATGCTGAAGAATTTACGTTGTTAGAAGACCCATGCAGCAGGTTGACCAGtaccgatggtgatgatgaaccGCAGACCACCTCAGAATGGTATCGATTGCAATCTTTCACTTACGGCGTTACGACATTCCGGGGCATCGAAGAATTGCTGCAATCAGTCGAGCGAAATCCATCGGCAAATGTGGAACTGGATTTGAAT CGCTGTGGTTACACACACCTGCACGTCCAGATTGCTTTGGATGCGTTGCTACGGGGACGCCCAGAGTGTTTGACGCGTTTAGATTTGTGTCGAAATCGGTTGCTAAATCCCGCACTATCACGTTTGCTGGCAAATGTGTTGCAAGATTTACAAACGATCGTGAAGTTATCACTTTCCTACAATACGATCGACGACGAGTGCATGAAGATCCTCAGCCAAGCGTTGTCCAACTCGGGTGTTTGTCTGCTGGAAGCAGCTCACTGTCAAATTTCCGATCGAGCTGGTTCATTGCTGTTCAGTGCGCTGATCTACAGTGATTGTATCGAGAAGATAGATCTGAGCTGGAACCATCTAGATATTGCCAGCGGTGCAGCAATTGGACGCTTTCTTTCCACACAAAAATCGGTAAAAGAACTAAACCTGACTGGCAATCATTTATACCATGAAGCACAATGCATTGTTCCACTTTTGATGGGTTCAATTGGAAATGAAACACTAGAGCAACTTGATCTATCGTGGAATGGTTTGCGCGGTGAAGAGTTCGGTCGCGCCCTAATGAAGGCGATTCCCCAAACCAAACTAAAGCTCCTTAAACTGGAGCATAATCTGTTGGGCGCTTCGGAACTGTCCTTTATTGTACGGATgatgaagaaaagtgaaacactTGAGCAACTGTGGCTCGGTAGCAATATGCTCGAGGACACCGTAACACTCGATCTCGTGCGAACCTTTATACGGCATCCTGCGTTGAACGTGATTTCTCTAGGATCGTTTCACTTCATCTCACAGACCATTGCCAAACAGGTTCGATTGTGTTCGCTCAAATATCCCGCCAAAAAGATCATCTACCAAGGGAAGCTAAGAGCGAAACCGGCACGTCCGGTGGATGTGAAGGAAATGCTACTAGAACGTTGCCGGTTCTTGGCGCAGAAACCGAAGAAGGCGAAACAAAAGCGCGACATTGGTCACCTGATGTTGCAGCTAGCAGCGGCAGAAAATACGATACTTACCCGTGAAGAATTTGTGCTCGTGGTGAAACGTTTTCGCGCCAAACTTGATCGACCACTGCTCGAGTCATTGATGGATGCGTttgaagtgccgaagaagctgGTAGATACGGGTGCGATGGCACTGAAATATCTTGCCAAACATCCCACGGATCCACCAATCGTTAAGTCAGCTAAAGGAAAGGGCAAAAGATAA
- the LOC125761261 gene encoding TELO2-interacting protein 1 homolog — translation MDNFPEVFTKIKPLFDAVIRKPTREGILNLNEQLKQVDSNSVQILQNIFLQQLIILVDAVPGVNQNELKTHLLECIITILQKGRLRKAVALKITLLATVKLIYDKDTGKMRPNLSEEYKLAVLKVLSYASRHIQSELIEEVYVKENLTLLSQAIFVCVRVVEAERARKLRFQAVDSILSLLQVHEDFDFNDIVLRCQVAELLFITLPKLLSIYVSIINGDEKQGTAVYRIAIKALGRTLSLIFEDYSKDATDDEYCADRFRQLTESFSDKDRNANVLGLGLQADDKVKYFNETTRSREWLLQADKQVEKILQLILHLRGHEEELIRLEFAKMNCELLRNCTYNMPRSTAHYLQTVIAMSHDESERVRGVCEKCHQSEPYFTISFAGNRIDELFFDALNQLPRIIYRGEEREQISSFRLITGFIGFFSESQLASVFSCQNILEQLIMVLLAGAELESVDELLRREYVSYRFEYEEGFHLQKDKKESRWIVLKNVSSPRAKQSFLDLIHALRMHEQAVNTVLMYILENFYASRINSNGYLFLLSELIPVSIDYSPARLEPFKTLLAEVLQPHHWFLELDENDNIADQKYNALHVCLVVRTIARIATLMKEHFHWYLYDALRILLQCCGNTLNCINESTELTLDIVAHSQGMSSIQQLIQHNLDYISQQVTRCLRRKEHFRDGITILESVLRFVPYETSTVLETTVTPILMNMLDSYSQYGERNSIVCLRVLQIFIHSLRLRYEHEDTNPPTEATKEKASVNLSEQIERLQKLLQREIANEGEDVEFNPKEVDEETDHMDVAEEAEHDTEKDANSTEEEQLPAHVKIVLRILTVNFKHLASSNDAERIVSLCTLNEGIYVLQRFENQLLPLVHNIWYNFTERFSDRNPAVVSYAFDLLLTLARLSQSFIRNRSLDDVLPKLYTFMKEHWNADGSAHQVYKLQCKFLTSIDELVRNLNFSEKQLDQVLDVVRLYWEKSERRELKKRAAECMQRMRNINSLAVFLKCGCRAVLL, via the exons ATGGACAACTTTCCGGAAGTTTTCACCAAAATTAAGCCGCTTTTCGATGCCGTTATCAGAAAACCTACGCGAGAAGGCATCCTAAACCTTAACGAACAACTCAAGCAAGTTGATAGCAACAGTGTGCAGATCTTGCAGAACATATTTCTACAACAATTAATCATACTCGTCGATGCGGTACCGGGAGT AAAccaaaatgaattgaaaacaCATTTGCTAGAATGCATCATCACCATTCTGCAGAAAGGTCGGCTTAGAAAGGCAGTGGCGTTAAAAATTACCCTTTTAGCCACCGTCAAACTGATATACGACAAGGACACGGGTAAAATGCGTCCCAACCTGTCCGAAGAATATAAACTGGCCGTGTTGAAAGTGCTGTCGTACGCCTCCCGTCACATCCAGTCCGAGCTGATAGAGGAAGTTTAcgtgaaggaaaatttaaccCTTCTTTCGCAAGCCATTTTTGTGTGCGTTCGTGTAGTGGAAGCGGAACGTGCACGCAAGCTTCGTTTCCAGGCAGTCGATTCCATTCTATCGCTCCTCCAGGTGCATGAGGATTTCGATTTCAACGATATTGTGCTGCGCTGCCAAGTGGCGGAACTGTTGTTTATTACGCTGCCAAAGCTGCTTTCCATTTACGTGTCCATCATCAATGGAGACGAAAAGCAGGGTACAGCCGTATACCGGATCGCTATAAAAGCACTCGGCCGAACGCTTAGTCTTATCTTTGAAGACTACTCAAAGGATGCAACCGACGATGAATACTGTGCCGATCGATTTCGGCAACTGACGGAAAGTTTTAGCGACAAAGACAGAAACGCTAATGTGTTGGGATTAGGATTGCAAGCCGATGATaaagttaaatatttcaatgagACAACACGATCGCGCGAGTGGTTGCTGCAGGCGGACAAACAAGTAGAAAAGATACTTCAACTGATACTTCATCTCCGTGGACACGAGGAGGAACTTATACGGCTCGAGTTTGCCAAAATGAACTGTGAGCTGTTGAGAAACTGCACGTA TAATATGCCCCGTAGCACCGCTCACTATCTGCAGACCGTGATTGCTATGAGCCACGATGAATCGGAACGTGTTCGTGGCGTCTGTGAAAAGTGTCACCAATCGGAACCCTACTTTACGATATCCTTCGCGGGAAATCGCATCGATGAACTGTTTTTCGATGCGCTCAACCAGTTACCACGTATCATCTACCGGGGAGAAGAACGTGAACAAATATCTAGCTTTCGATTAATTACGGGATTCATTGGCTTCTTCTCCGAGTCGCAACTGGCAAGCGTTTTCTCGTGCCAAAACATTCTGGAACAGCTCATCATGGTATTGTTGGCCGGTGCTGAGCTTGAGAGTGTTGACGAGCTGTTACGAAGAGAGTACGTATCGTACCGTTTCGAATATGAAGAAGGTTTCCATCTGCAAAAGGACAAAAAAGAATCCCGGTGGATTGTGCTGAAGAACGTGTCGTCTCCTCGTGCTAAGCAATCGTTTCTCGATCTAATTCACGCACTGCGAATGCACGAACAAGCAGTAAATACGGTGCTCATGTACATTCTGGAAAACTTTTACGCTTCAAGGATAAATAGCAACGGTTATCTGTTTCTTTTGAGTGAGTTGATTCCGGTCTCAATCGACTACAGCCCGGCACGGTTAGAACCGTTCAAAACGTTACTCGCCGAAGTGTTACAACCTCATCACTGGTTCTTAGAGTTGGATGAAAACGATAACATAGCCGATCAAAAGTATAATGCATTGCATGTTTGTCTCGTCGTTCGAACCATCGCCCGAATTGCAACGTTAATGAAGGAACACTTTCACTGGTACCTGTATGACGCGTTGCGAATTCTGTTGCAATGTTGTGGCAATACGCTGAACTGCATTAACGAGTCGACCGAACTGACGCTAGATATTGTGGCTCACTCGCAAGGCATGTCCAGCATCCAGCAGTTAATACAGCACAATCTCGACTACATATCGCAACAAGTTACGCGATGTTTGAGACGCAAGGAACACTTCCGCGATGGTATAACCATTCTGGAATCGGTGTTACGCTTCGTACCGTACGAAACATCGACTGTGCTCGAAACAACGGTTACACCAATTCTCATGAATATGCTTGATAGTTACTCACAATACGGCGAACGGAATTCGATCGTTTGTTTACGTGtgttgcaaatatttatccaCTCTCTAAGGTTGCGCTATGAACACGAAGACACCAACCCACCAACGGAAGCTACTAAGGAAAAAGCTTCTGTAAATCTTTCGGAACAGATTGAACGATTACAAAAATTGTTACAACGCGAAATAGCAAACGAAGGGGAAGATGTGGAATTTAACCCGAAAGAAGTGGACGAAGAAACGGATCATATGGATGTAGCCGAGGAAGCTGAACACGATACTGAAAAGGATGCGAATAGCACAGAGGAAGAACAATTACCTGCGCACGTGAAGATAGTATTGCGCATCCTGACGGTTAACTTCAAACATCTCGCTTCGTCCAACGATGCTGAACGAATTGTTTCATTATGCACCCTGAACGAGGGAATATACGTGCTGCAAAGGTTCGAAAATCAACTTCTACCTTTAGTGCACAACATTTGGTATAACTTTACCGAGCGGTTCTCCGATCGAAACCCTGCCGTAGTAAGCTACGCATTCGATTTATTGCTAACGCTAGCGCGACTGTCGCAATCTTTCATCCGCAACCGATCACTGGA TGATGTGCTTCCAAAACTTTACACGTTTATGAAGGAACACTGGAATGCGGACGGCAGCGCACATCAGGTGTATAAGTTGCAATGCAAATTCCTCACCTCAATAGACGAGCTGGTGCGCAATCTGAACTTTAGTGAGAAACAACTAGATCAAGTGCTGGACGTTGTACGGCTGTACTGGGAAAAGTCGGAACGACGAGAGCTGAAAAAACGCGCTGCCGAATGTATGCAACGCATGAGGAACATAAATTCGCTTGCTGTATTTCTAAAATGCGGTTGTCGAGCTGTGCTGCTATAA
- the LOC125761271 gene encoding serine proteinase stubble isoform X1, with product MCKISTRSSLTVIMLTASILADLVLATPWGNYYEYGGHPSGPQLYQYNQRIDHHRTVPDSVPSSSGSINCQCTKLRYCTKILEMLRNPKSSYGSFNSKLKELACGYGTDNEPNICCPLDDSWLRDVIVQEDENGHSSEENDSHSAIGWDEGYTNRKSDNGHQWSKERFKYIPMMVGKDVKRQGNTRTTTTSSNWWKQRPQKSNTIAQFEDPKTMKNCPPEIYPNEAEVTLRPTKAYVAPIMRTTTKRPGVVLGSNRLAETTTVPVTNDLPVTTTDLITTVLPTVVPDQPMINAPLCGLSVNTRIIGGETEVPGQFPWMARLAYRNRTSGRVTYRCAGSLITNRHVITVAHCVTNLIDELQLVSIRLGDLECNAVTDTRCSARYQDFAIDQILPHESYDVPKYANDIALIKLRETTETYNIISPLCLPTDQYTPYALNLTGQMGIIAGWGSTSNRSNTPSPTLQWLRLPIVDTSGCANAYARYSVNSRNPIIVSDNQMCAQGQENRDACQGDSGGPLMNEAISTRDRFVLLGLVSFGPRTCGVSNFPGVYTRISSYIDWILTNVMR from the exons ATgtgcaaaatttcaactcgatcCAGCTTGACGGTAATCATGCTGACGGCATCCATTCTGGCCGATCTTG TTCTCGCCACTCCTTGGGGCAATTATTACGAGTACGGCGGACATCCGAGCGGACCACAGCTGTATCAATACAACCAACGCATCGATCATCACCGGACGGTGCCGGACAGTGTACCTTCATCGTCGGGTTCGATCAATTGCCAGTGCACCAAACTTCGCTACTGTACCAAAATACTGGAAATGCTGCGAAACCCCAAATCGAGCTACGGTAGCTTTAATTCGAAGCTTAAGGAACTGGCCTGCGGTTATGGGACTGATAATGAACCGAACATTTGCTGCCCGCTGGACGATAGCTGGTTGCGGGATGTCATTGTGCAGGAAGATGAAAATGGCCATTCTTCGGAGGAAAACGATTCCCATTCCGCTATTGGGTGGGATGAAGGTTACACGAACCGAAAGTCGGACAACGGACATCAGTGGTCGAAGGAACGCTTTAAGTATATACCCATGATGGTGGGTAAGGATGTGAAGAGACAGGGCAACACCCGGACGACTACCACCTCCAGCAACTGGTGGAAACAAAGGCCACAGAAAAGCAACACGATCGCACAGTTTGAAGATCCCAAAACGATGAAGAACTGTCCACCGGAGATTTATCCGAACGAGGCAGAAGTTACATTGCGCCCTACAAAAGCATATGTGGCGCCTATCATGCGAACAACCACAAAGCGTCCGGGAGTGGTATTGGGAAGTAatcgtcttgccgagacgacAACTGTTCCCGTCACAAACGATCTGCCGGTAACCACAACAGATCTGATAACAACCGTACTGCCGACAGTAGTTCCCGATCAACCGATGATTAATGCACCACTTTGTGGGCTTTCGGTTAATACGCGGATTATTGGTGGTGAAACGGAAGTACCGGGTCAGTTTCCCTGGATGGCTCGGTTGGCGTACAGGAATCGAA CTTCTGGACGTGTAACGTATCGTTGTGCGGGATCTCTCATCACCAATCGGCACGTAATAACGGTTGCTCATTGTGTCACGAATCTTATTGATGAACTACAGCT AGTCAGCATTCGATTGGGTGATTTGGAGTGTAACGCCGTTACGGACACGCGATGCAGCGCCCGTTATCAGGACTTTGCAATCGATCAGATTCTTCCGCACGAGAGCTACGATGTGCCCAAGTACGCAAATGATATCGCACTAATAAAGCTGCGCGAAACGACGGAAACGTACAACATCATCAGTCCGCTCTGTTTGCCGACGGATCAGTACACACCGTACGCCCTGAATCTTACCGGGCAGATGGGAATCATTGCTGGCTGGGGTTCGACCAGTAATC GAAGCAACACACCGAGCCCAACGTTGCAGTGGCTCCGATTGCCGATAGTGGACACGAGCGGTTGTGCCAACGCATACGCACGGTACAGCGTGAACTCGCGCAATCCGATCATCGTGTCCGACAACCAGATGTGTGCCCAGGGTCAGGAAAATCGAGATGCTTGCCAGGGCGATTCCGGTGGACCGTTGATGAATGAGGCCATATCAACGCGCGACCGGTTCGTGCTGCTCGGGCTCGTTTCGTTCGGACCGCGCACGTGTGGCGTTTCCAACTTTCCGGGCGTGTACACCCGCATTTCGTCGTACATTGATTGGATATTGACCAACGTTATGCGTTAG